The following are encoded together in the Plasmodium vinckei vinckei genome assembly, chromosome: PVVCY_12 genome:
- a CDS encoding translation machinery-associated protein 7, putative, with amino-acid sequence MPLNIQGGKKKPLKAAKKGPVELTEEDMAFKKEMAERKKAEEEAKQKLLKAKKK; translated from the exons ATGCCACTTAACATACAG gGAGGTAAGAAAAAACCCTTGAAAGCAGCCAAGAAGGGCCCCGTTGAACTAACAGAGGAAGATATggcttttaaaaaagaaatggcagaaagaaaaaa GGCTGAAGAAGAAgctaaacaaaaattattaaaggcaaagaaaaaatag
- a CDS encoding 40S ribosomal protein S3A, putative, whose amino-acid sequence MAVGKNKRTSKGKKGGKKKVTDVFTKKEWYDLNAPNMFMVRKFGKTLVTKTIGKKLATDGLKGRIYEVNLADLNNDEDQAHKKIKLICDHIVNRDCYTDFCGLSITRDKLCSLIRKGYTLIEGCTDVKTIDGYHLRMFCIAFTKKRPNQTKTTCYAQTSQIKKIRKKMVDIMHAEASKVLLKDLVKKIIPESIGKEVEKQCKKIFPLQNVLIRKVKILKRPKLDISKLMELHTDPKEDSGKNVKSLPESKEATNILTAELKH is encoded by the exons ATGGCagttggaaaaaataaaagaacaTCAAAAGGAAAAAAGGGGGGAAAGAAAAAGGTCACTGATGTTTTTACCAAAAAAGAATGGTATGACCTTAATGCTCCTAACATGTTTATGGTTAGAAAATTTGGAAAAACCTTAGTTACTAAAACTATTGGAAAAA AATTGGCAACCGACGGTTTAAAGGGTAGAATTTACGAAGTCAATTTAGCcgatttaaataatgatgaagatCAAGcccataaaaaaataaaattaatctGTGATCATATTGTAAATAGAGATTGCTATACAGACTTTTGTGGTTTAAGTATAACAAGAGATAAGTTATGTTCATTAATTAGAAAAGGTTATACATTAATTGAAGGATGTACTGATGTCAAAACTATTGATGGCTATCATTTAAGAATGTTTTGTATAGCttttactaaaaaaagACCTAACCAAACCAAAACAACTTGTTATGCACAAACTAgccaaattaaaaaaatcagaaaaaaaatggttgATATTATGCACGCAGAAGCTAGTAAagttttattaaaagatttagtaaaaaaaattattcctGAATCAATAGGCAAAGAAGTTGAAAAacaatgtaaaaaaatatttccattacaaaatgttttaattagaaaagttaaaattttaaaaagacCTAAATTAGATATCTCTAAATTAATGGAATTACACACAGATCCAAAAGAAGACTCAGGAAAAAATGTCAAATCTTTACCTGAATCAAAGGAAGCTACTAATATTTTAACTGCTGAACTTAaacattaa